One window from the genome of Bradyrhizobium xenonodulans encodes:
- a CDS encoding acetyl-CoA C-acetyltransferase: MTDALIIDACRTPRGVGKAGKGALSGIHPQQLGATVLRALATRTGINTADVDDIVWGCSAQVATQGGDLGRMSALDAGYDVRASAVTLDRFCGSGITSVNMAASSIMAGAEDLVIAGGCEMMSMEGRRGGGPMMMDGGNLRLRARHPQSHQGVCADAIATLEGITRQDVDALGLESQKRAAHAIEHGHFRKSLVPVHREDGSLALDHEEYPRPQTTMEGLSALKPAFPAIADYALDDKGTTYRGLILQKHPDLNIEFMHHAGNSSGVVDGAAAILLASPAYAKAHGLKPRARVVAMANMGDSPTLMLNAPVPATRKVLAKAGLTIDDIDLFEINEAFAVVAEKYIRDLKLDRAKVNVNGGSIALGHPIGATGSILIGTVLDELERRDLKRGLVTMCAAGGMAPAVIIERV, from the coding sequence ATGACCGATGCACTCATCATCGATGCCTGCCGGACCCCGCGGGGCGTCGGCAAGGCCGGCAAGGGAGCGCTTTCGGGCATTCATCCCCAGCAGCTTGGCGCCACCGTGCTGCGCGCGCTCGCGACGCGCACCGGTATCAATACCGCCGATGTCGACGACATCGTCTGGGGCTGTAGCGCGCAGGTCGCGACCCAGGGCGGCGATCTCGGCCGCATGTCGGCGCTCGATGCCGGCTATGACGTGCGCGCCAGCGCGGTGACGCTGGATCGTTTTTGTGGCTCCGGCATCACCAGCGTCAACATGGCCGCATCCTCGATCATGGCGGGCGCCGAAGACCTCGTCATCGCCGGCGGCTGCGAGATGATGTCGATGGAGGGACGTCGCGGCGGCGGGCCGATGATGATGGACGGCGGCAATCTGCGCCTGCGTGCGCGGCATCCGCAGTCGCATCAGGGCGTCTGTGCCGACGCGATTGCGACGCTGGAGGGCATCACCCGTCAGGACGTCGATGCGCTCGGCCTTGAAAGCCAAAAGCGTGCGGCGCACGCAATCGAGCACGGCCACTTCAGGAAAAGCCTCGTGCCGGTGCATCGCGAGGACGGCAGCCTCGCGCTCGATCATGAGGAGTATCCGCGGCCGCAGACCACGATGGAAGGCCTGAGTGCGCTGAAGCCCGCTTTCCCCGCGATCGCCGACTATGCGCTCGACGACAAGGGCACGACCTATCGTGGCCTGATCCTGCAAAAACATCCGGACCTAAATATCGAGTTCATGCACCACGCCGGCAATTCGTCCGGCGTCGTCGACGGCGCCGCCGCGATCCTTCTCGCGTCGCCCGCTTACGCCAAGGCGCATGGCCTTAAACCCCGGGCCCGCGTGGTCGCGATGGCCAACATGGGGGACTCGCCGACCTTGATGCTGAACGCGCCGGTCCCGGCGACACGCAAGGTGCTGGCGAAGGCGGGGCTCACCATCGACGACATCGATTTGTTCGAGATCAACGAGGCATTTGCGGTGGTTGCGGAAAAATATATCCGCGACCTCAAGCTCGACCGCGCCAAGGTCAACGTCAATGGCGGCTCGATCGCGCTCGGTCATCCGATCGGCGCCACCGGCTCGATCCTGATCGGCACCGTGCTCGACGAGCTCGAACGGCGTGACCTCAAGCGCGGCCTCGTCACCATGTGCGCGGCCGGCGGCATGGCGCCCGCCGTCATTATCGAGCGCGTCTAG
- a CDS encoding GH1 family beta-glucosidase — translation MSDKISRRQFAKIAGVSAAGVASPLELAEARQATAPRAAGGFPAGFLWGTATSSYQVEGAVNEDGRGASIWDKFVRIPGKIEDGTTGDRANEHYHRYKEDIALIKDLGCKAYRFSVAWPRVFPDGDGKPNPKGLDFYNRLIDECLKNGIEPWLTLYHWDLPQSLQDRFGGWRSAETCKIFGDYAGYVAERLTDRVRNVFTLNESGRFVPFGYGLGIDAPGLTLPQADVNQIRHNSALAHGFAVQAVRALGRRGTRVGPAENIDVCVPAIDTPEHVRAAEIALREMNAGYLNVIMTGKYTDAFLKYAGANAPKYTDAELKIISSPVDFLGLNIYAPQNYVVPSDQGAGFMPLPIPKSFPHMSSDWLRIAPETIYWVPKLAAKIWKTDAIYITENGTSSDDVVTQDGKIYDTDRIMYLRNYLAQLQRATAEGVPVRGYFLWSLMDNFEWVFGLNKRFGLYHVNFDTQVRTPKLSASFYRNVIAKNAAGA, via the coding sequence ATGTCGGATAAGATCTCGCGTCGCCAGTTCGCGAAAATCGCGGGGGTGTCCGCAGCCGGTGTCGCAAGTCCGCTCGAACTCGCCGAGGCCAGGCAGGCAACTGCGCCGCGGGCTGCCGGCGGCTTCCCGGCGGGCTTTCTCTGGGGCACGGCGACCTCGTCCTACCAGGTCGAGGGCGCGGTCAATGAGGACGGGCGAGGGGCCTCGATCTGGGACAAGTTCGTGCGCATCCCCGGCAAGATCGAGGATGGCACCACCGGTGATCGCGCCAATGAGCATTATCACCGCTACAAGGAAGACATCGCGCTCATCAAGGACCTCGGCTGCAAGGCCTACCGCTTCTCGGTGGCCTGGCCGCGGGTGTTTCCGGACGGCGACGGCAAGCCGAATCCGAAGGGGCTCGATTTCTACAATCGGCTGATAGACGAGTGCCTGAAGAACGGCATCGAGCCGTGGCTGACGCTTTATCACTGGGACCTGCCGCAATCGCTCCAGGACCGTTTCGGCGGTTGGCGCTCGGCCGAGACCTGCAAGATTTTCGGCGACTATGCGGGCTATGTCGCCGAGCGCCTGACCGATCGGGTCAGGAACGTGTTCACGCTGAACGAGAGCGGCCGTTTCGTTCCGTTCGGCTACGGCCTCGGCATCGATGCGCCGGGCCTGACGCTGCCGCAGGCCGACGTCAACCAGATCAGGCACAACAGCGCGCTCGCGCACGGGTTCGCGGTGCAGGCGGTGCGGGCGCTCGGCCGCCGCGGCACACGGGTGGGGCCGGCCGAGAACATCGACGTCTGCGTTCCCGCGATCGACACGCCGGAGCACGTCCGCGCCGCCGAGATTGCGCTGCGCGAGATGAATGCCGGCTATCTCAACGTCATCATGACCGGCAAGTACACCGATGCCTTCCTGAAATATGCGGGCGCCAATGCGCCGAAATACACCGACGCCGAGCTGAAGATCATCTCTTCGCCGGTCGATTTCCTCGGCCTCAACATCTACGCGCCGCAGAACTACGTGGTGCCGTCCGACCAGGGCGCGGGCTTCATGCCGTTGCCGATCCCGAAATCATTTCCGCACATGAGTTCCGACTGGCTGCGCATCGCGCCCGAGACGATCTACTGGGTGCCGAAGCTGGCGGCGAAGATCTGGAAGACGGATGCGATCTACATCACCGAGAACGGCACCTCCAGCGACGATGTGGTGACACAAGACGGCAAGATCTACGACACCGACCGCATCATGTACCTGCGCAACTATCTCGCCCAGCTCCAGCGCGCCACCGCCGAAGGCGTGCCGGTGCGCGGCTATTTCCTCTGGAGCCTGATGGACAATTTCGAATGGGTGTTCGGGCTCAACAAGCGGTTCGGGCTCTACCACGTCAATTTCGACACCCAGGTGCGCACGCCGAAGCTCAGCGCCAGCTTCTACCGCAACGTGATCGCGAAGAACGCGGCGGGGGCGTGA
- a CDS encoding Bug family tripartite tricarboxylate transporter substrate binding protein, producing the protein MSGLSRRLLLAGAALCLSVPALAQSWPQRPVTVVVPQPAGNSPDVMCRLITEKLSRTLGQPFVVENRPGAANLVGTQSVARAAPDGYTFLFATSAALVTNPYTFKKLPYDPVKDFVPVAMAARSNHVLLVNPDVKARTLPDLIKLEKSAPGSLSLAVDGARNLSGLIAQAINKSAGTGFVLIPYNTTTNAVQDAISGRVQVTIQSASIAEAFITAGTLRPVAVAGAKRIDSLPDVPAIAETLQSVDLQGWFMFMAPAGTPADIVDKLSAEIARALESSDVRERAPSLGFDVRIGDAVTPAGAKRFLDDQLVSSGKIIQGLGIEPE; encoded by the coding sequence ATGTCCGGACTATCCCGTCGTCTGCTGCTCGCCGGCGCTGCGCTCTGCCTCTCTGTTCCGGCCTTGGCGCAGTCGTGGCCGCAGCGGCCGGTGACCGTCGTCGTGCCGCAGCCGGCGGGCAACAGCCCGGACGTGATGTGTCGCCTCATCACCGAAAAACTCTCCCGGACCCTCGGGCAGCCGTTCGTCGTCGAGAATCGTCCGGGCGCAGCAAACCTCGTCGGCACCCAATCGGTCGCCCGTGCGGCTCCGGACGGCTACACGTTCTTGTTTGCCACATCGGCCGCGCTCGTCACCAATCCCTACACGTTCAAGAAACTCCCCTACGATCCCGTCAAGGACTTCGTGCCGGTCGCGATGGCGGCCAGAAGCAATCACGTCCTTCTCGTCAATCCCGACGTGAAGGCCAGGACGCTGCCGGATTTGATCAAGCTCGAAAAATCGGCGCCCGGTTCATTGAGCCTGGCCGTCGACGGTGCCCGCAACCTCTCGGGTCTGATCGCTCAAGCCATCAACAAGAGCGCCGGGACCGGCTTTGTCCTGATCCCCTACAACACGACCACGAATGCGGTACAGGACGCCATCTCGGGGCGCGTCCAGGTGACGATCCAATCGGCGTCCATCGCCGAGGCGTTCATCACCGCAGGTACGCTTCGGCCGGTTGCCGTTGCCGGCGCCAAGCGGATCGACTCCCTGCCGGACGTTCCCGCGATCGCGGAGACGCTGCAAAGCGTCGATCTGCAGGGCTGGTTCATGTTCATGGCGCCGGCCGGCACGCCCGCCGACATCGTCGACAAACTGAGCGCCGAGATCGCACGCGCCCTGGAATCGTCCGACGTGCGTGAGCGAGCGCCCAGTCTCGGCTTCGATGTCCGTATCGGCGACGCCGTGACGCCCGCGGGCGCGAAGCGCTTCCTCGACGACCAGCTCGTCTCGTCCGGCAAGATCATTCAGGGGCTCGGCATCGAACCCGAATAG
- a CDS encoding fumarylacetoacetate hydrolase family protein: MKLTTVAIDGRTTWGIVEGDTFLDVGTVLGTRYADLKAAIGSGLAGVADARSAAAAVPVSKVVWLPVIPNPDKILCVGLNYETHRKETGRAEVDHPTIFSRYANSQTGHLRPIVRPRVSTHLDFEGELAVIIGKAGRYITRDDAMNHVVGYACYNDGSIRDFQRHTHQFTPGKNFPDTGAFGPWMMTPDELGPLDELKLQTRLNGQVMQEARIKQMIFDIPRQIEYCSTFTRLEPGDVIVSGTPGGVGARREPPLWMKPGDVVEIEVERLGVLRNVVEDEA; encoded by the coding sequence GTGAAACTGACCACCGTAGCGATCGACGGGCGGACCACCTGGGGCATTGTCGAGGGTGACACCTTCCTGGATGTCGGCACCGTGCTTGGTACGCGCTATGCCGACCTCAAGGCGGCCATCGGCTCCGGCTTAGCTGGAGTTGCGGATGCAAGGTCCGCGGCCGCTGCCGTTCCGGTCTCGAAAGTCGTCTGGCTGCCGGTCATCCCGAATCCGGACAAGATCCTGTGTGTGGGCCTGAACTACGAGACCCATCGCAAGGAGACCGGCCGCGCCGAGGTCGATCATCCCACCATCTTCTCGCGCTATGCCAACAGCCAGACCGGACATCTGCGTCCGATCGTGCGGCCGCGCGTCTCCACCCACCTCGATTTCGAGGGCGAGCTTGCGGTCATCATCGGCAAGGCGGGGCGCTACATCACCCGCGACGACGCCATGAATCATGTCGTCGGCTATGCCTGCTACAATGACGGCAGCATCCGCGACTTCCAGCGTCACACCCATCAGTTCACGCCGGGCAAGAATTTTCCGGACACCGGCGCCTTCGGGCCCTGGATGATGACGCCGGACGAGCTCGGCCCGCTGGACGAGCTCAAGCTGCAGACCCGCCTCAACGGACAGGTCATGCAGGAAGCGCGGATCAAGCAGATGATCTTCGATATCCCGCGCCAGATCGAATATTGCTCCACGTTTACGCGGCTCGAGCCCGGCGACGTCATCGTCAGCGGAACGCCGGGCGGCGTTGGTGCGCGGCGCGAGCCGCCGCTCTGGATGAAGCCCGGCGATGTCGTCGAGATCGAGGTCGAACGCCTCGGTGTGCTCAGGAACGTCGTCGAAGACGAAGCCTGA